The Metarhizium brunneum chromosome 5, complete sequence sequence CGATGCTCTGCCGAGACTCGCAGGCCCGGTACGCCGCGTCCTCAAACGCCGAGTGCAGCGCCCGGCGGGCCACGGCCGTGTCTGAGTCGAAGCACTTGATGAGCAGCACGTCCTCGGGCGTCATGCCGTGCTTGTAAAACCAGCGGTGGCCTGGGTTGTGGCGGACGACCCACGACTCGCCGACAAAGTCGTCCTCGGTCATCTCGGCCCCGACAAGATCGGCGTCGGGCACggaggcggcgtcggcgacggcaatGGGGTCCTTGAGGATGGGCTGGATGGGCCTCCAGACGTTGATGATCTGGTAGCGCCGCGTGAGCatctcgtcggcctcggcggggAACTCCCAGCGCAACCGCCGCTCGGCGCCATGGTACGACTGGTCGACGTGCGTTCTGGTGACGGGCCCGCGGTTGGCCAGGTTGTGCAGGCCCAGGTGGTGCCACTGCGTTGGGCCGCGCCGCACCTTGTGGTTGAAGATGTGGACAAGCCGCGCCCCCGTCGTGGCTTTGACGAGCTGCTCGCACTCTGCGTAGTAGCTGCTTCGGATCTGCTGCTCGTCGGTGAAGGCCTCCTCGCGGCTCTGGTGCCGGCAATACTGGAATCCGTGGCCGTCGAGCGTGTActggtcctcgtcgccgctgATGTCCGTCACCACAAAGTCCCATGCCTTGTGCGGCCGTTTGTTGCTGATTCTGCCCTTGCCGATGAAGATGGGCGTCGGCTTGGAGCCATCACCAGGGTCGTCCCAGTAGTTTAACGTAGTCGCCACATTGTGCTTGTTGGACATTGTTCCGTGCTCTCTCGCTGTGCATCAGACGGGCTACCAATCCTCAGGTCGACACGAGTTTCTGTTTGGAAGCAAAAAGCACCTCGGGATAGTGAACAGGGGAGAGAAAAATCACTCTTTCCTGCCGATgagttgacatctggaaggTACGACTCTGGGCCTGGGAGAGTCCTGCTGACTCAGCTCGGGATTGAGCAATCACGTTTCCGCACCCTTTTGGCCTCTCAAGTTCCAACGGCAGCATTGTCATGAGGTAAAGTAGCCAGCTTCAAATCCAAGCCTCGGGTAAATCATAGCCATGGAAGACGGATTCGTCCTTGTACCCAGACCCGGCGACGAGGTAGGGTGGTCCGAAACCACATGCGAGTACCTACCCGATATCGACCACTTCATCCGTGGCTTGGAGCCTTCTCTGTGGTCCCTAAACAGCTTCCTACACGACAACCCTGAGCTCGCCTACAAGGAGTACAAGGCTCATGATGCATTGGCCAGTTTCATGCAGTCCCAAGAAGGCTGGCGCGTCACTCGCTCAGCATATGGGTTGGAAACGGCATGGGTGGCCGCTTATGATAGCGGCCGGCCCGGCCCAGTTGTCTCGTTCAACGCAGAGATGGGTATGACACTTTATCCATCTCAAGCAGGCCACCCGCAGATACTGATTCCTCCTCGTAGACGCGCTTCCAAACCTGGGCCACGCATGCGGGCACAATCTCATCGCCATGGTGTCCCTAGCCGCCGGTctcgccacggccagcatgcTGCGCCGTCACCACCTCCCCGGCAAGGTCATCATTATCGGCACGCCGgccgaagaaggcggcgccggcggcaagatCAAATGCCTTGAGGCAGGCGCCTACgcagacgtcgacgtctcACTCATCTCGCACCCCGGAATCCTGAACAACAGCCCCATGGTCCGAACAACCGCCTTCACACACCTCAACGTGGCCTACTACGGCCGCGCATCCCATGCCGCCAACAGCCCGTGGCTGGGCATCAACGCGCTTGACGCCCTCATAGTCGCCTATAATGCTATATCGGTCCTGCGTCAGCAGACGAGGCCCGACGACGTGATAGGTCTGCAAATCACAAACGGCGGGAACAAGCCCAACGTCATCCACGAGCACGCCGCTGGCGTTGCTGTGCTCCGTGCCGCCAGCGCATCCCGGCTGCAGGAGCTGCAGAGGAAAGTCGAGGCCTGTTTCCGCGCCGGGGCTGAAGCTACGGGGGCGAGGGTCGAGATGGAGGTTGTGCCAGGCTACAAGGACCACTTTCCCAACCGCGTGCTTGCGGCGTCGTACAGAAAGTACTGGGAGGCCATGCCCGATATGCCCGatccgccgctgccgccgcgaggGCAGTTTACGTGGGTCAAGGCGAGTACGGACCAGGGAAATTTGAGTTATGCTCTGCCGAGCATGAATGTCAGCTTTGCTATTCCTCCTGGTGCCAGGGCGGGACCGCCGCACACTCCGGACTTTGAGAAGGCGTCTGGGACTAGGGGGGCGTTTGCGAGGGCCATGAGGGTTGCCAAGGCTATGGCTGGGACGGCGACTGACGTGTGTGCAACGCCTGGCTTGTTGGAGGAGATACGGGAGCAATGGAGACACGATGTAGGGGAGCTGAATGGCAGTGGACGAGGGGCGAAATAACTGGCGATGAATGATGGATTTAAGATGTATATGCCGTCCTTACAGATATTAAAGTCGAGCTCGTATACGGATATTTTGTTTTGGCTACATGGAGCACTTTGATGTTGTCAGCAAATTGGGAGTTGCAGAGGGAACGGATATTCGACCTTGGACATTAGGAATAAGAAACGAGCGTGACTGCAACCTCCTACACTTCATATCAAGGCCTGTTATCGACACTCTCTCGCATCGTTCGTCCTTGATTCGTCAGAGCTTGGGCTGAGCAACAGAAAAGGGGAAAGAACGTTGCGAAGGTTCTCTTTACCAACACAGTAATCTGATTTATGCTCGGCCCATGAATATGGTAGCATTACCATGTTGCTACAACATGGGTCGAATCTCATATGTATGTGAAATACTGCCACACCGGTCAGACTCGTAGATTAATAGATGCAAGTTGGACCTGATTGACACTTATTCCAGGTCCGGAATTAAACGGAATAAATTCCCAATTTCCGTATATATTCCACTGAAATGTTGACCATAAGGTACTATATCTCGTTGCATAAATCGTTAACTGTCTTGCGCATAGCCGTTGGACTAATTTCGTAGATTGGGCCACTTTCCTGCCTGACTTCACGTATTCATGGGCTACATCACCTATTCTGCATCCGTCTCAAGGCTGTTTGTTGTAGACACTTGGCACAGCAAGCTAAAAGAAACCCCTGCCCCGGACCCCGTTTCCACAATACCAAGCTCGTTTTCTCATAAAATCCTTCATCGCGCATCAAGCATGCTGTCTGACCTGGCTACGACTCAAGAGCACCCTGCATCCTCTATACTGCCATTAGACAGCCTTTGCTTAGGTCGGACTTCAAGGCGCGGGGTCCCAGAAAGACTCGAGATGGATGCCGAAGGAGGCGCCGGGACCGGCCCCGACCGGTTCTGCCTTGTGCAACAGTCTCTCCTGCTCAAAGGAGTAGCCGGGGCAGGCTGGGTGGTCTTGGGAAAGGGCGCAGGGCTGGCGCTCGACGTCGACTCCCCCGAACTAGTTCGGCTGCCGTGCTCCCAATCTCGACTGCTTCGTTTCCATGACGGCACCGCCTGTTGGAGTGAGTCTGGCGAGTGGACAGCCTCGTCATGTCTCGTCGGTATAGACTGGCTCATCCTGTCAGGTTCCACGAAGCGCTCACTACAAGAAGCGTCAGTCTTGATGTACATGTAAATTGTTTTCCTTTGAAATACCTTGTCGCAGCGAAACGACATTCGCCAGGTGTGCCGAGAAGGCTCTTTTCGTATCGCAAGTCTCTGGCAGAAGGTACTTGTGTAATGTAGCGGTGATATGGATTCGGCGTCGGCAGCTGCGGGTTGCCCTCTTGTGCGACTTGATTCTGTGCGACTGGTGTTGCATCGCGGGCCGTGTGCGCGTGGTTGTTGTCCAAGTAGTCGGGATATATCCTCGCTCTCTCGGCACTGGACGAAGGCAGGAGGCAGCTAGATACCAGAATGTAGCCCCTCCATGTCTTGACCATTTGGAACTGATCTTCCATGCGTATTTTTATCCTAAACGGGATGTTTGTTGTTGAAGAGCCGTGTCAGAAGATGGGTGCTACAGGCTCATGGCCActtgtgtacggagtacatatacAGATTGATTGATCACGTCGGACGCCAAGGGGCGCGCAGTCTTTTGCCGGCCCGTCATTTCATGCTCGCAGCCATTGCGGGGAGTTGTGGCACCGTCTTGCCATTGTTATTGCGTCGATGGCCAGGGCATTTTCGTGGCTGCCGGCAACGCACACAATCGGAACTTGTGGTGTCGATCGGCTGTTGGGCAGATGGGGACTGGcgcaaaagaaaagagaaacatACGGCTATCCGACTGATGCGTGAAGAGGCCTCGGTGGAGGATTTGCGACATTTCAAAGCCACAAATCTTGTCATCCCATCCATATCTCCGTATAATGTCTTTGAGTCGGCCCTCGTAATCCCTTGTTGGAAAATGTCCTTCTCTCACCCGCAGCCATGAGTCGCAGAATTCGGCCGGGAAACTGCCATGGCCAGACACACCTCAATGGCACGGATCAAGTCCCTCCATAGTCACGGCAGTTGGTGCCAAGGGCTCAACGTTTGGGGGCTGTATAAGTGAGGACTTTGAATCAAGCCCACGTCGGGCCAGTGCGTTGGATCTTTGATCAATCACACGACCAAGGGCCAGACACTCGGCACTCGGAACATGGGATAGCACCTTGGAGCCGTGCAGCCGCAGAGCAAGCCACCCGCTGTCAGCTCTGCGTGTCCAGTAGGACGAAGGAGTTGGGGTtcgagttcaatgttgtcatcTCCAACCCTAACCCCCCACGATACCATACCGGCGGTACGTATTTCTTCTGGGTGTCTTGGCATGGCCTAACACTCACGTGTTGCCGCCAGCACCCAGGAAAATGTGGCATAAATACGGTATAATTCTAATGAGGCTAAAAGTCACCCGCCCACTTGGCCATGCATTGTGGCCCAAACGTCCAGAGGGGCTGAGCGCTtgtcgtgagtcgtgaccGGGGTCAATGGGCGCCTCCCGGCCACCCAGAGACAACCTTTGAACGGTATTGACTCTTTCTTGGAGTGCTCTCAGGGGGGAATGCGTAGACTTGCCATCGGGACCCTGATTGCAATGGAATATGACATGTCCAAAGTTCTTCCAAGCCTCCGAATGTACCAACGATAGAATCCAACGAAAACCGCGTGGTGGCCTATCAACTTTTCCTCCACCAGCCAGGTTGTATCCGTACCGAGTGATCTGGTGGGGTGAATGGAAATGTCTACAGGGGAGAGTGGGGAGAGTTCGGAGTAATAGCCGGCAATAAAAACGACTTGGCATGGAGACATGGAGTGTAGATGACCCGACCGTTGCTCGcctaccagttgacctgtcCTGATGACCATTGCCACAAAGATATTAGGTCTAGTCAGCGGAGTTGTCGTGGACATGTGGAATTATAGTAGAGTTACAGTAGAGTTATAGCGGATACATGATTTTTGAAGCAACTGGCTGGGGCCAGGTTATGTCGGCGTTGGGAGTTAAGGTTAGGGTCAAGGTTAGTCATGGGATATGGGATGACTTGAGTGGGCAAGAGCAGTTCTCCAGTCAGGTCAGGTAAGCGAGCAACAGTTGGGTGGTATGCATTCTCGCCATAATGGAAACGGTCAACTTTCGGTCTCGATTCGTCCTTGACAAGGCGAGAGTGGCGTGTTTCCAGAGGCGAGAGGCTGCTGATTGGTGGCGAGTTCTGTGTGCAACTGGAATGGGCTCAGCTATCCAATATATATCTGCACGTAAGAAAGAGTTGGGTTGCATTCAAAATAGTATACCATAGAGACCTATAATTCACTCCGTTGCGTTTCTGCAGTGGCTTGATCACAAGACTCAAAGCCCAAATAAGGGAGAAGAGCATGGCTACACGTATCTCGCAGGAAGCATAAATACCGCTCTGCCTGCCTCTCCAAACAAACAATCCAGCTTCATCCATCAAGTCTAGTCTACTCAGCATCTTTTACCACCACTTTTCACATCCTCTCACAGTAAACATGAAGTTTACACTTGTTGCCGTGGCTGCCTTTACCGGGCTCGCGCTCGCCAGCCCCATCGAGGAACTCGACAAGCGATACACCGACTGGGCAGGCTGCATGAAGATTTGCGACACGCCGACCTGTGCCATAAAAAACTGTTGGGGGTGGTGCAATAAGGTGTGCTGCGGGCAATACTGGAACGCCTCAACCTGTCCAGGTGCCTGAACAACTTGATGCCTTTTTCGGGGGGCGGCTTTGGTCGGTCAATGCAAGGCGTACACGAAGTCGAGCTTCAGCTGACCACCGGCAGATTTGGACTGGACAAGCAAATGCAGGACGAAAGGACATATGAAGGAAGCTGGTCATGGAATGAGCATACGACTACTAGTACAATATAAATAACTCCATGACCTTGCATAACCATCCGTGACGTTTGTTAGGCAGCAGTGCATGTGTGATGCAAGCCCATGTTGGCGTCTTGGCGTCCAGCCGCACCGAGGAACCGCACCGatacatcaattgatatgtATTGACCCGATGGGCCGATGGAGACGCATGGATCCAGAATGGCCTCAAGTGCTTTGAATAAAAGTGACCGTCGCAGCCAGGTGGAGGCACAACCTGCCTTTTCAGCTTCACGCCTCCGTTATCGTGACCAGTCGGACGTAAAGCCATCTTGCTGACCGTCGTTAATCGTGACATGTTGTGGAACCAATAGAACGACGTGCGCGGAGAAAGACTGTTCGTACAGGAATGGATCGCAACGCCACAATCTAGTCTAGCACTTGTCCTCCAAATCAAAATTCTTCACAAGGAATTGTTACTGTTGATCGGGAAGGAGAGCTCAAAGATTTTGGACAAACGCAAAAACCCCTGCAAATAGAAACCGTTCAAATGTCGGTGATTGAAAGCCTCTTTCGAGGGTTGAGGTTTTCTTGAGTTCGGTTAATCAATAACACCAAGGGATAGTGTCAAAAAGTGAGAATGGCACATGGCACAGGAAACAAGGGGACATCGTAACATGGCAGAGCCGGGCAGACCTCCCTCAGCAGAGCCCCCATTGCAATGTCCAGCAACGAGAATGCTGCACAGCCAGAGCCCGCCGCTCAGTCACAAATATCTGCACCCTGCTTCATAATGCCAAAACCTATCGAGTCTTGAGCGGTTCGTATTCACTTCCGAGATTAGTCAATCGATCATAGAGGGAGATGGGGGCGGCGAATATGCTCTCACAAAGAATCTGAGTACGCCACAATTTCCCCATGTACAAAATTGCATGGGGTAGTGTGCACCATGTGCACTGGGCGTCAATGAACACCATTTGCCGAGATTGTCGAAGTCAAGAAACAAAGGGAGGGATTATTTCTTGGAGATTGGCAATGGAAGGATCAACAAAACGGCTCAGAATCATCTTGTGTGACATGGTTGTTATGAGAAGCACAGTGATCGGAAAACCCAAATATCCTGCTCATCTGGCACCGATCAGTTTGGCGTTAGGGTGCAATCTTATGGGTAGAAACCTAGAGCCTACTGACCGAATCTCACTAGAGTCCACTCTTTAATACTTGGCCTATTCGTCTAGAGGACATGGTTACTGGTAATGTGAGTCAAGATCACCAGTCGGCTCGTCGTTGTACCAACCCTATCTGGTATGCTACTACTGTGACAAAGGCTTCGTCAtgagggcttggaacaaATCGTATTTAACTGATAATTCGCTTTAGCATTAAAGGTTCTCGGTCTTCTCAAGGCCTGAACCAGGTCACGAGCCCTCGTGTAGCGATTGCCAGGTTCGAGGGCCGGCCCGTGCATTCATTATAACGTGACCTCCGTgtaataaggtataattattTTGTTTACGTTACCTGTAACTGTGTGGTAAATATGCAGCCTACGCCGCGTAGAGTCGGCCTCCTCAGTATCGGCGAAACCCAACTCCGGCTCAACGGCGCGACGCATGAAGCGTACACGCTCAACGAGTTTTCCCCCTGTCAATTCATTTTGAATAGGTTGTTATAATACCACCTTGGCGACTATGCAGGCTCCATTGAATCGAGGACTCTATGCGTCGTACAAATAGTTCACGCATAGCGGTCCGTTTTGGCGAGATAAATATTTACTTAAGCGGTGGGATAAATATATTTATCGGGTTATGTATGGAAATAATGTTTTTATGGCTATAAAATTCTATAGAGGCTTGGTAACTGGAGCTGGCTTACTCGCGATGCTCACACAAAGTAAGAGGAGCCTGATTATTGGATCTTATGGGTTGCTGACAGGACAATAGTGAGATTTCAACGAGTAAGCTTCTGCCTCGTGGCGATATTGCGGAACTAGATATGTGGCGATGCTTGCAGACAAACTACTTCAGCCCGTAGATAGTTTTGATGACAGATTACGTGAAAATTGGTTACTATCTCGGCGATAAGCCTGAGTTCTAGGATATCTCCTTTGATGTAATCGAATACCGAACTATAGGATCGTGCCTGGAGCGGCATtcttaaaagttaaaaaagttTAAACCCCTAATCTGCCTTAGCTTAGAGAAAAGACAGACTTGCATTCGACAGATTATTTGCGGCATGGCAGAATCACACCGTATTGGTGTAGTACATGGAGGTTAGTAACCGATCAAACGCCAAGGTCATAACTAAGCGCTATAAATCTTCACCCTGACACATGCAACGTGATGTGGCCCTCGCCAAGCCCGACACTGCTCAGATCAACCAGCTCCTGGCTAAGCTGTGCGTAGAGCATGAAATCAAACGAACGGATGGATCGCCAACTCCACAACATCTCCCTCAACGGGTTTATGAACCTGAGGACGTAGGGTTTAGGCCAGGCAGTAGAAGAATCCGTGATTGTAGTCATTTATTCCGCCCTGTGAATGGCAAGCTCtatcttcaatgttgctaaTATCTTCCCATCTGGCAAGGCGCGCTCTCCAGAGTTTGTCACTGGTGAGAAGGCAATATCCCGGCCATTAAAGGCTGACAGTTGGTACCTCGGTCAACTGGTGAGTTGCCcatatattattaaatataattatatcTAATTGATTTTTAGGTTTGTTTCATCCTAACTCATAGCTATTATCCGTTCCCCTCATCGATCAGTCGCCCTGCAGATGCAATTGAGGAATATCAGCACCGCCTGACCAAAAGTCTATGGAAGACAGGGCAATCTGATTGATCAGCTTCCTTCCGACGTCAAAGAGCTTTCACACTATACATTTTGGCAGTCCTTGAGGAACAGCCGCAAATGAGCCGACCAATAACTGCTGTGGATCGGGATAAAGTGTTCAGGGAAAGTACTCTCTAAACTCTCGTGGCTGTTCTGCAAATCTCAACTACTATACCGGGTAGGATAAAGGATAAATAAAATCCCGCTCTCTCCAAATACGCAAAGAAACTATTATTCATGCTGTTTATTTATTTGCTCCTTTTTGTTTTAAATATTCCGGCTCTGGGTCTAGTACTTTAAACTGTATTAGACGATTGACTGGTTAATAGGACTGTATAGGTAAAGTACCGTAACTGGCAAATCACTCGTGTAGAACACTCTGCCTCCCAGTCTATTTATTATGTTATACTTAAAAAGAATAAGGCCTGCGCTTATTTCTACATACCACGTCTGCAAACTGGTCCGACCTTTTATCTGTCGGCCGGTGCTATCATTGGTTTCGAAGACTAGGGGCGTATTGACTGTTTTCAAATTTATATATAGAGCGGCGAACTCCTCGGCCTGTGCGAGGGATAAGTTCGTCATGGATATTTCAAGGTTCGTTGGTTTCGGGCATGGGAACGTGTTTCCGGCCTGTCATTTTCTACAAATCTTGCTCGATATGCCTTATCGGTTATACGATTTGGGAACCTTGAATGCTGGGCAGATCCCTCACCAGCTCCGTAGAACTTTGTGTCTTCTAGGCACACTGGATTTAACTGATTGTTAAGCATATACCGCAGCGCGGTGCCATTCTAGTCCAAGGTGTAACCGAGTAGCACTGCATCTACTTAGACCGATAACAGTGATGCCTTGCTGTCAACGTATTAGCTAGCGCAGATGATAGTAATAGACGATGTCCCAAATACCTCTAGCGTTTGTGAACGGAGGAAGACGATTCAGCAGTCCTTGCGCATTAATATCAATTATTCCCAGGCCCGCAAGATACTCAGTAAGAAAACTGCGCCCAGATGGCCCAGATGGTCATATCTCTTGCGAAAACGAATCAAGGAAAGATGGCCAGACTGTCCCGTTAGAAGAAGCCATGATGTGGTTGTCTAGTTGGCCCTGTAATAGATAAGATGCAATTCAGCTTTGGATAGTTCTGTTAATAGAAAATGGTCAAAGGTACCCAAATTTACTTAATACTAGACTTACTGTATATTGAAAGTAACGGCGTAATATGCGAGATGACACCTTAATGCCTGTAGTCCGCAGGTCTCTGTGTGGCCTATGTGAATTATGTTTCATATGTTTCTTCTGCATATTGGCTGGCAGTGATTTGAGCTACGACTGCCACGTCACATTGGACGAAAACGGCGCCCCCGTCGAGTATggttttaaaaaaaaggaggagCTTGAAGCTTCTGGGCCGGGGTATTGCACGAGTGGATAGCGGCCTGATTTGAGCGTTTTTAAGCTTCATCACGGCCATGTGTATCATGCCTATTCTTCCTATTTCTGTCTCAATGAGCTTACTGATACTATTTCTTGGCTTGACTTGACACCTGCTGGGAGACAGGAGGAGCCTGAAGGTCCAGCCGAGTTCAAGTTGCCATGCGAATATGCAGAGAGTGACAACTAGAGTGGCAATTATTGATTGCACGTAATAAACCATTTCTCTTTTTATCAGAAACTAGTCTAGTTAAAGATAACTGTTGCCAAAAGACACCGAGGCCAATATGCTTGTCAGGCTTTATATCCGAACAATAATGCGCAATATCTCTTTCCTACTCTCTTTTCTAATAGGcattttatattttcttcCTAAGTAAATCaaaacttataatatatGTTGCGTATACTATTCATTTTCTATCACATCGCAACCTCACAGAACTTTACAAGAAACTTGCAATGACTGCGCTACAACAGCTTTTTCCCTTGCTTGTTCTTCCTGACTGCAACGTCTGGAGGGGGTTATTCCTTGTAGGTTATTGATACCCACGCGTTAAACTTTGTCTCTTGGCCCAAGGCAATCCAGTCGTAtcactacatatgtagccacCTCATAAAATCTTCCCCAATAGAACATTAAACCTCGCACACCAGCCACAGGGATCGGATCGGATCCAACTGCCATTCTAAATACGGTAGCTCTTAGGCCATGTGTGCCGAGAAATTTGAGTGGTTAGAGAGCACTAAATAGCATCGTTATACTTTAAAACGGCGTGAAAAAGAAATGCCACCAATAAGATGTTCCATTGGTAAGCGGGTCGGCCCGACTATAGAAATTCTGCAACCCAACAGGTAACATGGTAGTTCAGTGGCGAGACTTAATTCGCTGGTCTAGCCGACGGGACAAATATTCTTCCATGAAGTGTACGGTCAAAGGGCTGCGTTCAGAGGTTCCGTGCGAGACATGATGGCCTCCGTATTGTTCTACTGGCAGACAATGGAATGAAAGCAATTGGGGAGATATTTGGGACTTTATCCGGTGACAGGCTAGGACTGGAGTTTGAACGGCTATTTGATAAACGATCCGCAAATACGTTTTGCAGAATGATCGGCGACGCTGTTGACACGGTGACCAAAGAAATGTTCTCATAGTTCATCCAATGCGGTATTATTCATTTGGGGCACCTCCAAGCGAGTCAATAACGCAAGAGCATGTAGAAATGGTAGTTTTTCCGCTCCAGGCACACTTTATCTATGCTTTATTCATCCAAGCACAAAGTAtgctggcgttggcggcCATAGAGTCGGTCAATCCGCCATCCTGGTGGCGACACTAAGGATTACATGCATGGGGTGTAACCTCATGACCagacaagaagacggagaAATAAGTCCGGAAACTAGTGCCCTGAGGATGCCAGCCGTAAGCGCCAAGTATATAAGTCTAGCTGCTGCCTTTGTCGACTGTACCTCGGAGTAGCCAATCATTGAGCACATACCACAAGTTCTTCGCTTGCAACTCATTATTCAGAATGCTCTGCTCACTTCCTACCATCCTTCTCCTGGCGACAGGTGCTTCTGCCCACACGGCCGCCTTTGTTAAGGGCATGTACTGCGAGGTCAGTCATATCGGGGCGAGACCATATCTTGGCCAGACAGCATCTAACCACATTCATCAAGGGCGGCCCTGATCCAAACAACTACAACCCTAATGCTAATGACCCCGTCAATCCTCTTTGGATGCTGTCCAAGAACGACTGGTGGATGCAACGAAAGAGCGGTTGCTTGAACAATCCTCCCAAGAACGGTGCCTCGGTTGCCCTCCCTGCAGGCGGCCAGTTCACCGTCGAACTCGCCCACAACCAGGCGCAGACGAGCCTATCTTTCGACGGCAAGTTTGCCACTGCATGGCCCGATGGCAAGGAACACCCAGAAGATTGGCGAGGCCCTGGAAGTCCACCCGATTGCATCCAAGATGACGGTGCTCTCCACACGAATAACCAGACCATGGCTGCCGGTACCGCCTGGGCCATCTCCTACGAGTCGGATCTAAGCAAGGTCACCATGGAGAACTTGGTCGTGTTTTCTGTCCTCGAGCAGTAAGATTGAATGCCATTTTCGCAGTAGTTGAACACTGTCGATTAACTGTTTCAAAGCACTCCCTGGAAGCGTATTGCTACGTACAAGGTTCCCAAAGACCTTCCTGCCTGTCCGGCTGGGGGCTGCTACTGCGCATGGCTTTGGGTTCCCACAGGATGTAAGTGTTTCACGGTTCGAGCGTCAGTCGGCGGCATATTGAACAGTCTCGCGTAGGCGGCCAGCccaacatgtacatggccAACTACCGATGCCACGTTACTGGATCAAACTCCAATCGCAAACTGGCTCCCGCCAAGGCGCCCGTCTACTGTCAACACGACCGGTCCAAGTGCGTCAAGGGCGCCAAGCAAATGGTTGCTTGGAACCGTAAGTACCTCCTCACAACGTGACCAACTCCATAGACATCTGACCAGTTCTATAGAAGCAGAAGGAAACAATGTCAAGGTTCCTAATGGCGCTTCTCCGGGGTATAACCAGGGTATGGGTTGGGCACCTGGTGCTCAGAATGACATTTTTCAGTAAAGCAGCACTTACTCGGCGCGTGGTTATTTTCCTGTTGATTCCGGGTGTATCCTGCAATTTGGGAGAGTGTATGGCTTGACACAGTTTATCCGGCATACATGGTTTAGACGTGATGGCTACTGACCAGGGAGTCCGCGATTGTGTTTTTTATTATAGAGtcaatcttttttttttcgtctccCATCTTGTTTGCTGCAGATGATACCCTATTGGTGACTTGTTGCCTACCCTGCTTGTACCTGCTACAACTCAACGATACAGCTTTGATAGACGACTTACTCTGCTCAACATTGATGTGTATGTTTCAATGAGCGCCATGACCGAGGAGTTCTAGCCCAATCAAATCCTCCTGCGCGGCCCGCAGGCATGCGCATCAAGGAACTGCCAGTTTGCTCGAAACAAGAGATTTATCCGGAGAGTTCCAATATTCTTAA is a genomic window containing:
- the asaB_1 gene encoding Hydroxylase/desaturase asaB, whose product is MSNKHNVATTLNYWDDPGDGSKPTPIFIGKGRISNKRPHKAWDFVVTDISGDEDQYTLDGHGFQYCRHQSREEAFTDEQQIRSSYYAECEQLVKATTGARLVHIFNHKVRRGPTQWHHLGLHNLANRGPVTRTHVDQSYHGAERRLRWEFPAEADEMLTRRYQIINVWRPIQPILKDPIAVADAASVPDADLVGAEMTEDDFVGESWVVRHNPGHRWFYKHGMTPEDVLLIKCFDSDTAVARRALHSAFEDAAYRACESRQSIEVRCLVCY
- the Pm20d2_1 gene encoding Peptidase M20 domain-containing protein 2, with translation MEDGFVLVPRPGDEVGWSETTCEYLPDIDHFIRGLEPSLWSLNSFLHDNPELAYKEYKAHDALASFMQSQEGWRVTRSAYGLETAWVAAYDSGRPGPVVSFNAEMDALPNLGHACGHNLIAMVSLAAGLATASMLRRHHLPGKVIIIGTPAEEGGAGGKIKCLEAGAYADVDVSLISHPGILNNSPMVRTTAFTHLNVAYYGRASHAANSPWLGINALDALIVAYNAISVLRQQTRPDDVIGLQITNGGNKPNVIHEHAAGVAVLRAASASRLQELQRKVEACFRAGAEATGARVEMEVVPGYKDHFPNRVLAASYRKYWEAMPDMPDPPLPPRGQFTWVKASTDQGNLSYALPSMNVSFAIPPGARAGPPHTPDFEKASGTRGAFARAMRVAKAMAGTATDVCATPGLLEEIREQWRHDVGELNGSGRGAK